In a single window of the Silurus meridionalis isolate SWU-2019-XX chromosome 8, ASM1480568v1, whole genome shotgun sequence genome:
- the LOC124389720 gene encoding transcriptional-regulating factor 1 isoform X2 has translation MTENLYEINDLTNGRSGYAMHSTMPLQPSPLSPQVNQKYMPSPTTPQNQLSPLLDLRHDEGSWEHNQLEKSVSSMLTDTMNSHVAYTFNVAETVHGLDSFSKAFPVKNPNTVFGNSLSEKNAVDNHVPEILQSPQRGTSSSGSDREPFSPVTMQSRSQQCHNPLVHPHIDNQNMAHNPYQSHQQYYGYQHHKPQPRENNSVPVYKVPYYKSQNQYLFHQQENQIHQQQLTPYSLAQQKQQIPPDVQEGHESVESPTDSYTEDYKTSGQTVFQTSSLHNSNFQGLQNFFTLSNQSNLYQHQQTNELSHSFPFKQNPSFDDQLASIDIMPGFSNAKEELYMDLNYHHKQEDFYSSDYQSVGSGVNQTVQLSPAMRGGGLHHLNSYKSSCGQMDSSDIQEGQFLPYYRMEAQKAEGAKTKMKCILCHREFKSLPALNGHMRSHGGFRTLSTTFKTVSLQTDEQIQLSKEVISGDPIVFPVSIPVKDYSVPSRLSNNFHNHVSHNDLNDSGETHSQRPKVPPSRAKNSAKTGECAAKQEKKRYRHCLVPLLISPCGADIESRGPVLFQSQLRSPGSCGDDVPYTPPPMLSPVRPGSGLFTNVNAGHPCTEAQTVPRVRLCKDSDKRDCSVALDSGDKSSSIKPRINIGCEFQADIPDIQNRSKMTDDIHKANLLWTPFHLDTPEKQQRVEDLLKMACSSVLPGGGTNTEYTLHCLFDCNGDILTTLEKLLSLTTHKLVSNLHPNYHYAGSDKWTLQEKRQLNKALFIHNKDFHLIQKMVKTKSVAQCVEYYYTWKEKLRLGRRFSTGPITPGQVKDNRGHLKEAKIKQPVHETKNKTEAVEISEPFDSVSGAFVCEESRSGPMFNENEWNQSNIIGLCKSPAEYSKPKSAPRFASGSVKSSPSSSSTSGDTDSNLIFPCSECGKVFLKVKSRNAHMKTHRQPDDQHFWTLHNPPEQENKRTVTPASPTVGLIQLPLTPHSISYSNNGDIKPLFVNSAARQQADCRLQNQNLK, from the exons ATGACAGAAAACCTGTATGAGATTAATGACCTAACTAATGGTAGATCTGGTTATGCCATGCATAGTACAATGCCATTACAACCATCACCACTGTCTCCTCAAGTTAACCAAAAGTATATGCCATCTCCTACCACTCCACAAAATCAGCTTTCTCCACTACTTGACCTACGACATGATGAAGGATCTTGGGAACATAATCAACTTGAGAAGTCTGTCTCTTCCATGTTAACTGATACTATGAATTCTCATGTTGCCTACACCTTCAATGTTGCGGAAACTGTACATGGACTGGATTCCTTTTCCAAAGCATTTCCTGTAAAAAACCCAAATACTGTgtttggtaacagtttaagtGAAAAAAATGCAGTAGACAATCATGTTCCAGAGATTTTGCAGTCACCCCAGAGAGGAACATCTTCATCTGGGTCAGATAGAGAGCCATTTAGTCCTGTAACCATGCAGAGTCGATCACAGCAGTGTCATAATCCGCTTGTGCACCCCCACATAGACAACCAAAATATGGCTCATAATCCCTATCAAAGCCACCAGCAATATTATGGATATCAACATCACAAACCCCAGCCGAGAGAGAACAACTCTGTGCCAGTTTACAAAGTACCCTACTACAAGTCTCAGAACCAATATCTTTTCCACCAGCAAGAAAATCAAATCCATCAGCAGCAGCTTACACCTTATTCATTAGCACAGCAAAAACAGCAAATACCACCAGATGTTCAAGAAGGCCATGAGTCTGTTGAATCACCAACTGATAGCTACACTGAGGACTATAAAACATCTGGGCAAACAGTTTTCCAGACTTCCAGTCTTCACAACTCCAATTTCCAGGGGTTACAAAATTTCTTCACACTTTCCAACCAGAGCAATCTCTACCAGCACCAACAGACTAATGAACTATCACACTCATTTCCTTTTAAGCAAAATCCATCTTTTGACGATCAGTTGGCATCTATTGATATAATGCCAGGTTTTTCCAATGCAAAGGAGGAGCTTTATATGGATTTAAACTACCACCACAAACAGGAGGATTTCTATAGTTCAGATTATCAAAGTGTGGGGTCAGGGGTCAATCAAACTGTTCAATTATCACCAGCTATGAGAGGAGGAGGACTTCATCATCTCAACTCTTACAAGTCATCTTGTGGACAG ATGGACTCATCAGATATCCAAGAAGGCCAGTTTTTACCCTACTACAG GATGGAAGCACAGAAGGCTGAAGGGGCAAAAACAAAGATGAAGTGCATTTTATGCCACCGGGAATTTAAGAGCTTGCCTGCTCTTAATGGCCACATGCGTTCCCATGGAGGTTTCAGGACACTTTCCACAACGTTTAAAACT GTTTCCTTACAGACTGATGAACAAATTCAATTGTCTAAAGAAGTGATTTCAGGTGATCCCATTGTGTTCCCCGTGTCTATTCCTGTAAAGGATTACTCAGTTCCCTCCAGGCTTTCTAATAACTTTCATAACCACGTGAGCCATAATGATTTAAATGACTCAGGCGAGACTCATTCACAGCGACCAAAGGTTCCACCCTCACGT GCAAAGAATTCAGCAAAGACTGGAGAATGTGCAGCAAAGCAAGAGAAAAAGCGGTATCGCCACTGCCTAGTGCCACTTTTAATTTCACCATGCGGTGCAGATATTGAATCCAGAGGGCCAGTGCTTTTCCAAAGCCAACTACGTTCACCAGGCAGCTGCGGAGATGACGTTCCATACACTCCTCCACCGATGCTCAGCCCTGTACGTCCAGGCTCTGGGCTTTTCACTAATGTTAATGCAGGGCATCCATGCACTGAAGCACAAACTGTTCCACGGGTTCGTTTGTGCAAGGACA GTGACAAACGTGACTGCAGTGTAGCATTAGATTCAGGGGATAAATCAAGTAGCATTAAACC CCGGATCAATATTGGGTGCGAATTTCAAGCAGACATTCCAGATATTCAGAATCGCTCTAAAATGACAGACGACATCCATAAAGCTAATCTTCTGTGGACTCCTTTCCATTTGGATACCCCTGAGAAGCAGCAGAGAG TGGAGGATCTTCTGAAGATGGCATGTTCCAGTGTGCTTCCAGGAGGAGGGACAAACACAGAATACACTCTTCATTGTCTTTTTGACTGTAATGGGGATATTTTG ACAACCCTGGAGAAACTACTCTCGCTGACCACACATAAACTTGTGTCTAACCTTCACCCAAATTATCATTATGCTG GATCAGATAAATGGACTCTGCAGGAGAAAAGACAACTGAATAAGGCCCTATTCATTCACAACAAAGATTTTCATCTTATCCAGAAAATG GTGAAGACAAAGTCAGTAGCCCAGTGTGTCGAGTATTACTACACATGGAAGGAGAAGCTTCGACTGGGCCGAAGATTCAGCACAGGTCCAATAACTCCAGGTCAAGTGAAAGAT AATAGGGGACACTTGAAGGAAGCGAAAATCAAACAGCCTGTGCatgaaacaaagaacaaaactgAAGCAGTGGAAATTTCTGAGCCTTTTGATTCTGTCAGTGGTGCATTTGTTTGTGAAGAATCCAGATCTGGTCCT ATGTTTAATGAGAATGAATGGAACCAAAGTAATATAATTGGACTCTGTAAATCTCCAGCTGAATATAGCAAACCCAAATCAGCTCCTCGCTTTGCTTCTGGCTCTGTAAAAAGCTCACCTTCAAGTAGTTCAACAAGTGGAGACACTGATTCAAATCTCATCTTCCCATGCAGTGAATGTGGAAA AGTCTTTCTTAAAGTGAAAAGTCGCAATGCTCACATGAAGACTCATCGCCAACCTGACGATCAACACTTCTGGACGCTTCATAATCCTCCTGAACAGGAAAACAAGAGGACAGTGACTCCTGCCAGTCCTACTGTTGGACTAATTCAGTTACCCCTAACTCCCCATTCTATTTCTTACAGCAATAATGGAGATATAAAACCATTATTTGTTAACAGTGCAGCACGGCAACAAGCAGACTGCCGCTTGCAGAACCAGAATCTTAAATAG
- the LOC124389720 gene encoding transcriptional-regulating factor 1 isoform X1, which produces MTENLYEINDLTNGRSGYAMHSTMPLQPSPLSPQVNQKYMPSPTTPQNQLSPLLDLRHDEGSWEHNQLEKSVSSMLTDTMNSHVAYTFNVAETVHGLDSFSKAFPVKNPNTVFGNSLSEKNAVDNHVPEILQSPQRGTSSSGSDREPFSPVTMQSRSQQCHNPLVHPHIDNQNMAHNPYQSHQQYYGYQHHKPQPRENNSVPVYKVPYYKSQNQYLFHQQENQIHQQQLTPYSLAQQKQQIPPDVQEGHESVESPTDSYTEDYKTSGQTVFQTSSLHNSNFQGLQNFFTLSNQSNLYQHQQTNELSHSFPFKQNPSFDDQLASIDIMPGFSNAKEELYMDLNYHHKQEDFYSSDYQSVGSGVNQTVQLSPAMRGGGLHHLNSYKSSCGQMDSSDIQEGQFLPYYRMEAQKAEGAKTKMKCILCHREFKSLPALNGHMRSHGGFRTLSTTFKTVSLQTDEQIQLSKEVISGDPIVFPVSIPVKDYSVPSRLSNNFHNHVSHNDLNDSGETHSQRPKVPPSRAKNSAKTGECAAKQEKKRYRHCLVPLLISPCGADIESRGPVLFQSQLRSPGSCGDDVPYTPPPMLSPVRPGSGLFTNVNAGHPCTEAQTVPRVRLCKDSDKRDCSVALDSGDKSSSIKPRINIGCEFQADIPDIQNRSKMTDDIHKANLLWTPFHLDTPEKQQRVEDLLKMACSSVLPGGGTNTEYTLHCLFDCNGDILTTLEKLLSLTTHKLVSNLHPNYHYAGSDKWTLQEKRQLNKALFIHNKDFHLIQKMVKTKSVAQCVEYYYTWKEKLRLGRRFSTGPITPGQVKDNRGHLKEAKIKQPVHETKNKTEAVEISEPFDSVSGAFVCEESRSGPQMFNENEWNQSNIIGLCKSPAEYSKPKSAPRFASGSVKSSPSSSSTSGDTDSNLIFPCSECGKVFLKVKSRNAHMKTHRQPDDQHFWTLHNPPEQENKRTVTPASPTVGLIQLPLTPHSISYSNNGDIKPLFVNSAARQQADCRLQNQNLK; this is translated from the exons ATGACAGAAAACCTGTATGAGATTAATGACCTAACTAATGGTAGATCTGGTTATGCCATGCATAGTACAATGCCATTACAACCATCACCACTGTCTCCTCAAGTTAACCAAAAGTATATGCCATCTCCTACCACTCCACAAAATCAGCTTTCTCCACTACTTGACCTACGACATGATGAAGGATCTTGGGAACATAATCAACTTGAGAAGTCTGTCTCTTCCATGTTAACTGATACTATGAATTCTCATGTTGCCTACACCTTCAATGTTGCGGAAACTGTACATGGACTGGATTCCTTTTCCAAAGCATTTCCTGTAAAAAACCCAAATACTGTgtttggtaacagtttaagtGAAAAAAATGCAGTAGACAATCATGTTCCAGAGATTTTGCAGTCACCCCAGAGAGGAACATCTTCATCTGGGTCAGATAGAGAGCCATTTAGTCCTGTAACCATGCAGAGTCGATCACAGCAGTGTCATAATCCGCTTGTGCACCCCCACATAGACAACCAAAATATGGCTCATAATCCCTATCAAAGCCACCAGCAATATTATGGATATCAACATCACAAACCCCAGCCGAGAGAGAACAACTCTGTGCCAGTTTACAAAGTACCCTACTACAAGTCTCAGAACCAATATCTTTTCCACCAGCAAGAAAATCAAATCCATCAGCAGCAGCTTACACCTTATTCATTAGCACAGCAAAAACAGCAAATACCACCAGATGTTCAAGAAGGCCATGAGTCTGTTGAATCACCAACTGATAGCTACACTGAGGACTATAAAACATCTGGGCAAACAGTTTTCCAGACTTCCAGTCTTCACAACTCCAATTTCCAGGGGTTACAAAATTTCTTCACACTTTCCAACCAGAGCAATCTCTACCAGCACCAACAGACTAATGAACTATCACACTCATTTCCTTTTAAGCAAAATCCATCTTTTGACGATCAGTTGGCATCTATTGATATAATGCCAGGTTTTTCCAATGCAAAGGAGGAGCTTTATATGGATTTAAACTACCACCACAAACAGGAGGATTTCTATAGTTCAGATTATCAAAGTGTGGGGTCAGGGGTCAATCAAACTGTTCAATTATCACCAGCTATGAGAGGAGGAGGACTTCATCATCTCAACTCTTACAAGTCATCTTGTGGACAG ATGGACTCATCAGATATCCAAGAAGGCCAGTTTTTACCCTACTACAG GATGGAAGCACAGAAGGCTGAAGGGGCAAAAACAAAGATGAAGTGCATTTTATGCCACCGGGAATTTAAGAGCTTGCCTGCTCTTAATGGCCACATGCGTTCCCATGGAGGTTTCAGGACACTTTCCACAACGTTTAAAACT GTTTCCTTACAGACTGATGAACAAATTCAATTGTCTAAAGAAGTGATTTCAGGTGATCCCATTGTGTTCCCCGTGTCTATTCCTGTAAAGGATTACTCAGTTCCCTCCAGGCTTTCTAATAACTTTCATAACCACGTGAGCCATAATGATTTAAATGACTCAGGCGAGACTCATTCACAGCGACCAAAGGTTCCACCCTCACGT GCAAAGAATTCAGCAAAGACTGGAGAATGTGCAGCAAAGCAAGAGAAAAAGCGGTATCGCCACTGCCTAGTGCCACTTTTAATTTCACCATGCGGTGCAGATATTGAATCCAGAGGGCCAGTGCTTTTCCAAAGCCAACTACGTTCACCAGGCAGCTGCGGAGATGACGTTCCATACACTCCTCCACCGATGCTCAGCCCTGTACGTCCAGGCTCTGGGCTTTTCACTAATGTTAATGCAGGGCATCCATGCACTGAAGCACAAACTGTTCCACGGGTTCGTTTGTGCAAGGACA GTGACAAACGTGACTGCAGTGTAGCATTAGATTCAGGGGATAAATCAAGTAGCATTAAACC CCGGATCAATATTGGGTGCGAATTTCAAGCAGACATTCCAGATATTCAGAATCGCTCTAAAATGACAGACGACATCCATAAAGCTAATCTTCTGTGGACTCCTTTCCATTTGGATACCCCTGAGAAGCAGCAGAGAG TGGAGGATCTTCTGAAGATGGCATGTTCCAGTGTGCTTCCAGGAGGAGGGACAAACACAGAATACACTCTTCATTGTCTTTTTGACTGTAATGGGGATATTTTG ACAACCCTGGAGAAACTACTCTCGCTGACCACACATAAACTTGTGTCTAACCTTCACCCAAATTATCATTATGCTG GATCAGATAAATGGACTCTGCAGGAGAAAAGACAACTGAATAAGGCCCTATTCATTCACAACAAAGATTTTCATCTTATCCAGAAAATG GTGAAGACAAAGTCAGTAGCCCAGTGTGTCGAGTATTACTACACATGGAAGGAGAAGCTTCGACTGGGCCGAAGATTCAGCACAGGTCCAATAACTCCAGGTCAAGTGAAAGAT AATAGGGGACACTTGAAGGAAGCGAAAATCAAACAGCCTGTGCatgaaacaaagaacaaaactgAAGCAGTGGAAATTTCTGAGCCTTTTGATTCTGTCAGTGGTGCATTTGTTTGTGAAGAATCCAGATCTGGTCCT caGATGTTTAATGAGAATGAATGGAACCAAAGTAATATAATTGGACTCTGTAAATCTCCAGCTGAATATAGCAAACCCAAATCAGCTCCTCGCTTTGCTTCTGGCTCTGTAAAAAGCTCACCTTCAAGTAGTTCAACAAGTGGAGACACTGATTCAAATCTCATCTTCCCATGCAGTGAATGTGGAAA AGTCTTTCTTAAAGTGAAAAGTCGCAATGCTCACATGAAGACTCATCGCCAACCTGACGATCAACACTTCTGGACGCTTCATAATCCTCCTGAACAGGAAAACAAGAGGACAGTGACTCCTGCCAGTCCTACTGTTGGACTAATTCAGTTACCCCTAACTCCCCATTCTATTTCTTACAGCAATAATGGAGATATAAAACCATTATTTGTTAACAGTGCAGCACGGCAACAAGCAGACTGCCGCTTGCAGAACCAGAATCTTAAATAG